Genomic DNA from Setaria italica strain Yugu1 chromosome V, Setaria_italica_v2.0, whole genome shotgun sequence:
gcggggGGTCAGATTAGGTTGTCCGGCGGCGACTTCGGTCAGCGGGGGCAGCTGGGGTAAACAGGATGGCACTGCTGTAAACAGGATCTGAGATTTCGCATTTCGATGTATTCTTTTTCTGTGTCACGGGTGAAAACACCGAAATTTCACTAAAATTTTAACAGAGATTTCTACAATGTACTAATAACTTTTGGGTATTTTGGTTCTTGACAAATGACAAGCCTTAACATGAGTATGCACATCCATGCAACGGATAAGAATCGACAATGCACCTAAAAGAAAATATGGGCCTAGAATAGCATGCTTACAACACAGTATAAAGACTAAGCTAACAACCAAATTTCTGTTTTATATTACTTTGTTTCTCACTGAAACGGTGAAATTTGCAAAATTCGAGCCCTGGTTGTAAATATTTTTCCCTAAATAAATAACCGACATGATAAATTTGGCCCAATGGAGAATTTGATCATATGTGTTGTGATCTTGCAATGCATGGAGCTAAATGATATATGTACCGTTTATTACAGCCAAAAATTGCTATTAATTTTTCCGATAAATAAATGTGAGTGGAATATAGGGAGGTAAATATGAGAAGTCGGTTCGAGCATCCTGAGAAGTAAAAGTAAAATGTGGAAGCTGAATGAGTTTCCCTTTCTTGGATAAATAGATGAATAAATATGAGTAGTGGGTTAGAGTTGCTCAATTCTCTGTAAATAACCTGAGCTGACTATACTATGGTATGGATAGATTATTACGGGCGTTAAGCAAGGTTTGGTAAGAAAGTTGTGTCTGAGCGAAGCAAACACGCTCTCACGGTGAACGCATGCATGTCATTGGCCTCAACTACAGGAAGAAAAGGAGTAACCTGCAAGCGAAGTTGCTTGGCAGGATGGCACCGGCGATGAAAGGGATTATGGCCGGCGATGAGCAGGCGCAGGCGTGTTGAATGGGACGATCGACGAAGTGTCGGAGGTGGTCGGCGGGGAGGCGGGCAACGGGATCCCAATGCCAACATAATACTACGTACGGAGACGAAAATTGTCCAAGACCGGACAACGGGACAACCCAACTTGTCGGATCGGTACCAAAGAGCGCCCGTGAGATTTGGATGGTTTCCGGCAgccgctcgtcgtcgtcctcgcaaAAGACAAGCCCGCCACGCGTACACGGGCGCACACACATGGTGCGCGGCGTCCGTGCATGCCGCGTACGTGGATCAACCGCCCCGGCGCTAGCTTTTCTTctatgccgccgccgcggccaactCGAGCCGTAAAACGTGGTGTGGTGCAGTGggtgcgccgtgcgcgcgcgGAGGCCCGCCCTGACTGGCCGGATCGGACCGGACAGGTTGCGCTGGACCTGCTAAGCACCGCATCGCACACGTCCTACTCGCTACGTTCAATTCGGTCGTCCTCGCGCAAGCTGTTCGTGCATGTTCTTCGTTCTCCATGCACGTTGAGCCGTTGAGGTTGCCAATTGATTAAGCCCTCCCTTCAAACTCCtaactttaacactatgtaaaaagaagattccccatcacatcaaacttgcggtacatgcatggagtactaaatgtagacgaaatcaaaaactaattgcacagttttgttgtaccttgcaagacgaatcttttgagcctaattagtcaatatttggacaataatttacaaatacaaatgaaacgctacagttacgtatttatggcaaaataccaattttgccactcctaAATTGGAagctaaacaaggcctaagttTCCGAATCACAACCAACCAGCCAGCCAGCTCGATCGATCATTATGATGCAATCGATGGATGGTTACCTGcattcattcaaaaaaaaagtggaTGGTTACCTGCTATtgtcttgtgagttgtgacatgCATCGATGATCATGCATGGCATGGCAATGATTCCACTTCTCCGGATCCGCGTATTTTGCTCCGATATATGCCGTGCGGATGATCTCAGTGGGTGATGTGCGTGTTCCCTTTGCGGGCACTGGGCACAAATGATTGTCGCTTCAGGGTTGGGCTATGGTCTTCCTATATGTGTCCCATCACCCTAGCTTGTTCTTcccttaatctaaaaaataaGCCTGTTCTTCCAAGATGCACATGCTTTTAAGCAATAAGTCATACTGTCATACATACTCCATATAGCAGGCATATACGCCACATAAGTTACTAGTTTAACATGGTTGGTCCAACCCACAGACACAGGCCACGATTGTTGTGGTGCGCGCATGTGAGCGTCCAAAACAGTCAAAGACTCACAGTCACCAAATAATAGTACGCTGATGCACTGGAAGCGAGATGGCCCTTAAATGCCAAACCGACATGGCTGGATGACGTTGACACCTCGAGGCGTTGGAGCAATCATTTGTAGAGGAAAGATTTGGCCAAGCCTGCCGCTATTTCTATTGTCTTCGTTCTCTCCATCCTCTGCTTGCTTTTCCATTGGTTGGGTGTAGGACACTTTTGTGTTGGATATATATACTTGGATCCACCGAAAGGGGCCAGGGAGCCGAGATCCTCCCAAGAGCAAGAGGCGCCCCACTACTCCTTGTCATGAAGTAGCTAGAATGCTAGATAGTGCCCTCCAAATGGCTGCAAAGTTTCCCCGCCGGCGATCTCACTTCCTGCTGGCCGGGCAAAAGTCTAGGGGGGACACCGGAGAGAGGACAGGAGGACAAAGGTCCGGCCCGGCTTCGCGGATTCTTCTGCCGCCCGTGCACGCATGTGAGGCCAACAAACAAAGCACGGGATCTTTGCACGAAACTTTTCGAGGGGATGGATATTCTTTGGACAAATGATGTACTTTGGGGGTTATAGGCTTCTATGGAGCTGACGCTGATGTCACCGATGAGTATCAGCACAAAAAATTATTGGGTTGAGCATCAACGAATTTGCTCCGGCCGGGCCTGTCAGCATTAAGTAAGCTTGTATCCAATATATATGGGCTTAATTTGAGATGGGCTTGGTCGTACTATGGCCCATGGTCTTGCCACTTTCTAACCCACTCGGTGGtggcgtgctgctgctgcgctaGCCAATCTGCGGAGAGGAAATTAAAATTTTGTAGCAGAGTCTACGTACACATAAAACGTTGAGCTCGCAATTCGTATGGCTGTACGCCTGTACTACGTACACATACCCACTGCAAACTTCTTGCAGAGGAGTTCGTTACAACTTGCAGGCACGAAATAAATTGCAGGCACTTGCTTGCAACTTGCAGGGAATTGTGCGGGTCGCCGCTTCAGCACTTGGGCAAATCCTTGGGTGGCGGCAAAACCGACTCATCGgggccgtcgccgtcctccacCAGGAAGGCCATCTTCAGGCCCCAGCTCGTGTGCACCTCCAGATGGCAGTGCAAGAACCAGACCCCTGGGTTGTCCGCCCTGAACCGGATCGCCGTCCACCCACCGGCGGGCACGCCGACGGTGTTCCTCTCCGGCGGGTCGACGAGGTTGTACTTGGCGGGGTCCTTGGCCGGGTCGAAGTTGCCGACGCCCCTGccgacgacgaagaagttgtAGCCGTGGAGGTGGAACGGGTGCGACTCCACGGACAGCAGGTTGGTGTCCTGCAGCACCAGCTCCACGGAGGCGTTGTACGCGACCCTGCTCAGCCTCGTGCCCAGCGACGTGCCGAGCCCCGCCGTGAGCGGCGCGCCCGTGTAGTTGAACCGCGCCGGCGGGCGGTCGGGGAAGTCGGCGGCGAAGACGCCCTTCAGGCCCCCGTAGTGCGCCTGCAGCAGCGCCACCCGGGGCATCACGAACGTGATGTTGTTCAGCGACGCCGCGAGGCGGGAACCCTTCGGGCACGACGCGCACGGGTCGATGTTCAGCCCGATGGCGTACAGCAGGCGCCGGTCCACGGCGAGCGGCACGGCGGAGGGGTACCGCGCCGAGTTCAGGCTCCGGAGCCTGTCGTGGAACGCGGCCACGAAGCCCGTGCCGTTGGTTTCGGGCatcagccgcggcggcgccgggagcacggaggcggggacgccgGCGTACTGGAGGATGGCAGTGGCCGTCTTGTTGTCCGCGGGGACGGCCGCGTCGTTGAATGGCTTGGCGGCCATGAAGTAGCGGCCGGGCCTCTGGTCCGCCCGGACGAGCACGTTGGTGGTCTGCCCCGGGGAGAGCTGGATGGTGGACGCCGAGAGCGGCTTGGTGTAGGTCGCGTCGATCTCCACCACAGTCATGGTGTGGCCGGCGATCGTGAAGAAGAGCTCGTCGTTCACCGCGGCGTTGATGATCCGGAGGAGGTACGTCTTCCCCCACTGCACCTGCAGCGCGTACGTATCTGAAGCACGTGTACGTACGTACGGACACGGTTAGTGACACCAATACCTTTGCCTTGAATAATCATTAACTAACAGTGCAAAAGTACCAAGAACCCAGACAGATCATCATAAACTATCACACGCACGCACGTTTGTCGGAGCACGGGAAGAGCGGGCCGGGCTTGCCGTTGATGGTGTGCGCGTCGGAGGTGTTGGGCGCCATGCCCAGCGCGCGCCCCTGCTTCTCCACGGCCTCCACGTCGGCGTGCCACCACTCGCCTGCCATACCGATCAGTCATACGAGCATTAGAGAACGTAATGACCAGTCGGTGATCTGAATCGATCGATCTGCTCATCACGCACCCAGGATGATCTCGACCTCGGCGTCGGGCTTTGGGAACGGGTAGGGCACGCCGCGGGcggggaggacgacgatggcgccgTGGACGGTGGCGCGGAGCCAGGCGATGTGCGCGTGCCACCACAGCGTCCCGCGCTGGCCCGTGACGTTGAAGTCGTAGGCGTAGGTGCCGCCGGGCTGGATGGGGCACTGCGTCACGTACGCCGGCCCGTCCGCCCACCCGTTCCGGCGCTGCTTCAGGCCGTGCCAGTGGATCGTCACGTTGTGCGCGACGCGGTTGGTGACGGCCACGACGACGCGGTCCCCTTCGCGCGCGTAGATGGTCGGCCCCGGGTAGCTCCCGTTCACCGTCGCCATAGACTTGGCGTGGCACAGCCGGCTCACGTTGCTCATCACGATCTGCATGCGGAGTGCATCGTCACGCGCACAGAACAGAATTCAGAAAACACGCGAACAAGAAGAACAGTGACGATCAACATCAACGGGCGTATATATACTCACATCGAATTGGTACCGCTGGACATCAGCCTGTGCTGCTGGAAGAACAGAGAGGGCAAGAACAAGAGCCGCCGAGAGCAGCAGGGGAAGGCGGTGGTGCCGAGAGGAGGCCATCGTCATTATTGCAGCTGCCGATGAGAAACCGGAGGACGTACTTGTTCGCCGCCGGTGCGCCGTGACCGTGCGCGCTGCGCCTTATATCTTCACAGGCGTCGAGGCTGGGAGAACTGGGAAATCTGTTCGTTAGAGCTGGCGAGGTACCTTTTCTTAGTGGCTACCGGGAGAGTTGCGGCTGGAACGGTCGGGAGAGTAACGCAGGGTGGAAGCGATGCGTGAAGGAAGCTGCGACGGCGACATGAGTAGTGGTGCGAGCCCCCGAGTACCCGCTGCTCGCTGAGATCTATCGGTCGACGGCGTCCAAGCCAACTGCGCTGATCATCGATCCTCATCTTTTTAAAGCAGGGTATGTTCTTGGGCCTAACTGATCGATCCTAGGTTGCACACCTGTGTGTCCTTTAGCTTAAAGGAAACATGGACGTACGTGGACGCACCCTTTGCATAGCCTAGTCGTTGCTCAGAATGGAAAGCTCTCGTCGCTTGTTCGCCTTTATCGGGGCAACCGTATTCTTGGTACCAACCAGGCATAACTGGTCGATTACTGTGGGATCTGAAAATCTTAGTCTGCACATATTCTACTCTTGGCGAAATCTTAATCTGAAAGGAAACAAATGGAACTTCTGTTCACTTCTGACTTGAGGCCACCATTCCGATGCGTCGAT
This window encodes:
- the LOC101770860 gene encoding laccase-2; protein product: MTMASSRHHRLPLLLSAALVLALSVLPAAQADVQRYQFDIVMSNVSRLCHAKSMATVNGSYPGPTIYAREGDRVVVAVTNRVAHNVTIHWHGLKQRRNGWADGPAYVTQCPIQPGGTYAYDFNVTGQRGTLWWHAHIAWLRATVHGAIVVLPARGVPYPFPKPDAEVEIILGEWWHADVEAVEKQGRALGMAPNTSDAHTINGKPGPLFPCSDKHTYALQVQWGKTYLLRIINAAVNDELFFTIAGHTMTVVEIDATYTKPLSASTIQLSPGQTTNVLVRADQRPGRYFMAAKPFNDAAVPADNKTATAILQYAGVPASVLPAPPRLMPETNGTGFVAAFHDRLRSLNSARYPSAVPLAVDRRLLYAIGLNIDPCASCPKGSRLAASLNNITFVMPRVALLQAHYGGLKGVFAADFPDRPPARFNYTGAPLTAGLGTSLGTRLSRVAYNASVELVLQDTNLLSVESHPFHLHGYNFFVVGRGVGNFDPAKDPAKYNLVDPPERNTVGVPAGGWTAIRFRADNPGVWFLHCHLEVHTSWGLKMAFLVEDGDGPDESVLPPPKDLPKC